A stretch of Heptranchias perlo isolate sHepPer1 unplaced genomic scaffold, sHepPer1.hap1 HAP1_SCAFFOLD_90, whole genome shotgun sequence DNA encodes these proteins:
- the LOC137319821 gene encoding probable G-protein coupled receptor 139 gives MLLSIQLIYYPLLAAVGVPVNLLTMVILSRGKCGLSKCVTRYLVSMAAADLLVVIIDLILRQIPIIYRKLFAFLRHFPVCNIHAALLYAVTDCSVWFTVTFTFDRFVAICCQKLKTKYCTEKTANVVLGTVSVLSCSKNIFWYFMFEGRYLLSNNPWFCIDVTGVSTSPIWAVIELLHYILNPCVPFILILFLNVLTVRHILVASRARRRLRGHNSGDGPRDPEMESRRKSMILLFVISGNFIVLWVVFMLYSINRRLLYLARTSVILHPLFQEVGFMLQLLSCCTNTCIYAVTQAKFREQLKNVVKYPFTAIVKLIK, from the exons ATGCTTCTGAGTATACAATTAATAtactatccgctcctcgctgctgtcggtgttcctg TTAATTTATTGACAATGGTGATCCTATCTCGTGGAaaatgcggtctctccaaatgtgtcactcgctacctggtgtccatggcagcggcggatctactggtcgttatcatcgatctgatattgaggcagattcccaTTATTTATCGTAAACTGTTCGCATTTCTACGTCACtttcccgtgtgtaatatccacgccgccctgctttatgcagtcacggactgttctgtctggttcaccgtcacttttacctttgatcgatttgtggccatttgttgccagaagctgaaaactaaatattgcaccgagaaaacggcaaatgtggttctgggaacagtgagtgtgctgagctgttcAAAGAAtattttctggtactttatgttcgaAGGTCGATATTTGCTTTCCAATAACCCTTGGTTTTGTATTGATGTAACGGGTGTTTCAACGTCACCGATATGGGCAgtaatcgaactccttcattatatcctCAACCCGTGTGTCCCATTTATTCTGATTCTGTTCCTCAATGTTTTAacagtcagacacattttagtggccagcagagcccgcaggagactccggggtcacaaCAGTGGGGACggtcccagagacccagagatggagagtcgcaggaaatcaatgattttactgtttgttatatcaggAAACTTTATCGTGTTGTGGGTGGTGTTTATGTTATATTCTATCAATCGACGATTGTTGTATTTGGCGCGAACGTCTGTAATTCTACATCCACTTTTTCAAGAAgtgggatttatgctccagctcctgagttgctgcacaaacacctgtatttatgccgtgacccaggCGAAATTCAGAGAGCAATTGAAGaacgtggtgaaatatccctttactgcaattgttaaattaattaaatag